The region TAATTCCCAGCGAATTGGTGTATTAACTCCATTGGCTTGAACATCAATTCCGGCATAAATAACATTTGGATTAATTCCTAACTCTTGTGCTTTTTGTGTTGAAGCTTCAAGTAAATTTTCTGGTGCTAATGTGTCTGTTGTCCACCAGAAGTTTAAGAACATACTATCGGCAATCATTTCTTGGTTATCACCAACTAAGAAGAATTCATTTTCTTCAGTTAAAGCATTTTGCCAATCCATTTCCCCCTCTTTAGTCATTGAATCATACCACATGATTTCAAGACTATCCCCTGCTTTTGCTTTAAATTCAACAATTAACTCTTTCATTAACTGTGCATGTTCAGGTGTCAGAGGTGTTTCTTCGTTTCCTTCTGTTTCTTGATTGATAAACCATCCATCAAATCCATAAGACTGTGCGACTTCGATTAATTTATCAACAATCGGGAAGCTTCCATTTTCATCTTTTGTTAAGAATTCATCTAACCAAGCCATTTTTCCACCATGTGCTTCCATTGGGAAAAAGACTGTTCCAAGAACCGGAACTCCATTTTTATGAGCAGCATTTGTAACATCAGCCGTTGGAGGAACAATTAACCCCTCACCTGAAGATCCTCCCCAATAAACCATCTTGTCAACATATTGCCAATATGAGAAGACATTTGAAGAAATTTTATTACTTCCTTGAGATGGATTTCCACTTGTACTATTATTCATAATAGAAATCGCAACAACTTCACGCTCTTTGTCTTGCGTTGCGTTAACTGTCTCTAATCTATCTTTACTTACACGGTCTGCTAAGGCGACTGTACTTCTATTATATTCAAAATGCTTATCACTACTTGGCGTCCATTCTAATAATTCAGCTGGGAACCAATGAGGAGCCGTTGCTAAGTTATTCATAATTAATTCTGTGTTTGCAACTTCTGGACTAATGGTATAAATACTTTGAGGTTTTATTTCATGAACTTCCTCAGTTGTACTTTGTCCTTGCTCAACTGAAGCACATCCTACTAGTGCAGTCCCAACCGTAAATGTTAAAAAGACAGGCATTAAAACTTTTGATCCAGTTAGATTTTTCTTTGAAGACTTTTTAATTCTTTTATAACGTGTCATAATGTATTCCCCTTCAAGTATAAATTTAAAAGTTAAAACAAAACATTAAGTTGATTAATCTTTCCTTAATTTAATGCTTGATACTCTACAAGTGCTAAAGCAATTGCACCGACAACGCCAGCTTTTCCACCTAATTGTGCTTTTTCAATTTTACAGTTTTCACGAATAGGTGCAAGGCATCTTGCATTCATTTCTTCATTAATTTTTTCAAAAACGATTGGCCCTCCGTTTGTAACCCCACCGCCAATCACAATTTTATCCGGATCAAAAATATTAGCGCAGTTAGCAACTGCAATTCCTAAATACGATAAAGTTTCAGAAAGAATTTGATTAGCAACTGCATCACCATTTGTTGCTTCAGTGAAAACTTCTTTAGCTGTCACGGTTTCATACTTACTTAACGTTGTTTCCATTCCTGAACTAACACTATCCCTAGCCATTTTTTCAATATAAATTCCTGAACTCATCGATTCGACACATCCACGATTTCCACACCCACATGCTCTACCATTACGATCAACTGTCGAATGTCCAACTTCAAGTGCATTAGATGTACTTCCTCTGTACAGTTTTCCATTTAAAATAGCTCCGCCACCAACACCGGTACTTGCTGTAATATAAACCATATTTTCGCATCCTTTACCAGCTCCGAAAATATATTCACCAAGAGTTGCAGCATTCGCATCATTATCTAAAAAAGTAGGTATTTGAAATTCATTTTTAATCGCTTCAACGACATTAAAATTTCTAATTGGTAAATTAGGAGGTGAAACAATTAATCCATTTTTCACATCTAGTGGACCTGGAGATCCAATTCCAATCGCCTTAATTCTATCTAAATTAATACCTGTTGAAACTTTTTTAATCGAACTAATCATTTTCTCAATAATTTGTTCCGGTCCTTTACTTGCTTCAGTCGGAACAACTTCTTCATTTAAGATTTCCCCGCGTTCATTAGCGATAGCCGTATAAATTTTAGTTCCACCTAAATCGACACCAATATATAGTGGCTCCATATAATCCCCTCACAAATCACATTTTATTTACTTTCTAAGTTATTCGATTGATGTTCACTTATAAAATTAGCTAATGCTCCTATTAGGTTTGCATCTCCTTTATGGGTACAAGCCCCTAAGACAGGTTTAACTTTAGCAATTTCAATTTTTTCTAATAAATAATCGATTTTTTCGTTAATCTTTTCGATGAAATCTTCTCGTTGTGAAATAGCTCCACCGATTAAAATAATTTCTGGATCATAAAAGTACTGCATATTAAAAATTCCTTTAGCCAAGTTTAAATAAAATCGGTCTAAAATATTTTGACAAAATTCATTTCCCTTAGTGGCTTCTTCAAATACTTTAATTCCATCATAGCTATCATCTTGAAAATGGGCTCTGGCTTTTCTAACAAAAGACATTGTTGAAGCAACATTACTGAAATTATAAAACTCTCCATCTCTTTCTTCCATTAACATATAGCCAAATTCTCCACCATGAAGGTTTTTTCCATGATGAATTTTTCCATCATGAATAATAGCTCCACCAAGTCCTGTCCCACAAACTAAAAATAAAACATCACTAAATGATTGACCTGAGCCATTAAACACTTCGGCAAGTGCTGCACAATTCGCATCATTTTCTATACTGATTGGTAAGTTTGTCGCTTCCCCCATAATTTTTTTCCAATTATGACCATGAATGCATGGGATGGCACTTGAACCATTTACCATGCCAGTCTTGGAATCAACAGCGCCTGGTGAACTAATACTAACTCCCGTAACCTTATACTGTTGTTTAGCTTCTTCAACAAAGCTTACTAAACTATTAATCAAACCATTAAAGTCATGATTTACTTCTAGAGAAG is a window of Turicibacter sanguinis DNA encoding:
- a CDS encoding ROK family protein, whose amino-acid sequence is MEPLYIGVDLGGTKIYTAIANERGEILNEEVVPTEASKGPEQIIEKMISSIKKVSTGINLDRIKAIGIGSPGPLDVKNGLIVSPPNLPIRNFNVVEAIKNEFQIPTFLDNDANAATLGEYIFGAGKGCENMVYITASTGVGGGAILNGKLYRGSTSNALEVGHSTVDRNGRACGCGNRGCVESMSSGIYIEKMARDSVSSGMETTLSKYETVTAKEVFTEATNGDAVANQILSETLSYLGIAVANCANIFDPDKIVIGGGVTNGGPIVFEKINEEMNARCLAPIRENCKIEKAQLGGKAGVVGAIALALVEYQALN
- a CDS encoding ROK family protein, whose product is MIACIDIGGTAIKVGVLDLQGKIVEKTSLEVNHDFNGLINSLVSFVEEAKQQYKVTGVSISSPGAVDSKTGMVNGSSAIPCIHGHNWKKIMGEATNLPISIENDANCAALAEVFNGSGQSFSDVLFLVCGTGLGGAIIHDGKIHHGKNLHGGEFGYMLMEERDGEFYNFSNVASTMSFVRKARAHFQDDSYDGIKVFEEATKGNEFCQNILDRFYLNLAKGIFNMQYFYDPEIILIGGAISQREDFIEKINEKIDYLLEKIEIAKVKPVLGACTHKGDANLIGALANFISEHQSNNLESK